One Glandiceps talaboti chromosome 20, keGlaTala1.1, whole genome shotgun sequence genomic region harbors:
- the LOC144450832 gene encoding adenosine receptor A1-like yields the protein MCEDYVQCLATEMTDTSIMQNSIEDVAMATSSMDASITSIAVEEKEHSLLLLPGIITLTMISIFLAITNILITLTVIVNKNLRTTSNFFYASLTTSAIFMSVITIPAITWSFSPYAVEGSNLRCLSIACLQTTGLISFVLNMLVSSFDMYYKLFYPFKYKKFMTIRKTVFLCALTWTVAVIFSWGPLFGWNNIAASPHASLCRMKNVAPVEYVYITIYIVLLPCTVTIVFLNARIVHMAKREARKIRTQKAAVNRTETADFRTGRKSTIALLIMLVVLLVGWLPFLTLLQIAAFCPQCIDDKLTISLSLLALASTATGPLIYGLRQDEYRETLKQLCMLKPLIGLCREPPTAIRNLPENV from the coding sequence ATGTGTGAAGATTACGTTCAGTGCCTTGCCACGGAGATGACGGATACATCGATCATGCAGAATTCAATTGAagatgttgccatggcaacatctTCCATGGATGCAAGCATTACGTCTATAGCAGTTGAAGAGAAAGAACACTCTTTGCTGTTATTGCCTGGAATTATTACTTTAACAATGATAAGTATTTTCTTGGCCATTACCAACATTTTGATAACGCTTACTGTAATTGTGAACAAAAATTTGCGCACAACTTCAAATTTTTTCTACGCCAGTCTAACGACGTCAGCTATTTTTATGAGCGTTATCACGATACCGGCGATCACGTGGTCATTTTCTCCGTATGCCGTTGAGGGCAGTAATCTGCGGTGTCTAAGTATAGCCTGTCTTCAAACAACGGGACTCATCAGTTTTGTTCTCAATATGCTCGTCAGTTCGTTTGATATGTATTACAAACTGTTTTACCCGTTTAAATATAAAAAGTTCATGACGATTCGTAAAACTGTGTTCCTTTGCGCTTTGACGTGGACCGTGGCAGTTATATTTAGCTGGGGTCCACTCTTTGGATGGAACAATATCGCCGCTTCGCCGCACGCATCACTTTGTCGTATGAAGAATGTTGCACCGGTAGAGTACGtgtatattacaatttacattgtattattaccaTGCACAGTTACCATAGTTTTCTTGAACGCGCGTATCGTCCACATGGCAAAGAGAGAAGCAAGGAAAATTCGAACACAGAAAGCAGCGGTGAATAGAACTGAAACCGCTGATTTTCGGACAGGTCGAAAGAGCACCATCGCTTTGCTAATCATGCTGGTGGTTTTACTGGTCGGGTGGTTGCCGTTTCTCACTCTACTGCAAATAGCCGCTTTCTGTCCGCAATGCATCGACGATAAATTGACTATTTCATTGAGTTTACTCGCCTTAGCGAGCACGGCAACTGGACCACTAATTTATGGACTTAGACAAGACGAGTATCGAGAGACGTTAAAACAACTATGCATGCTCAAACCTCTAATCGGTCTCTGTAGGGAGCCCCCAACGGCGATTCGGAATCTACCAGAAAACGTTTAA